One window of the Hippoglossus hippoglossus isolate fHipHip1 chromosome 9, fHipHip1.pri, whole genome shotgun sequence genome contains the following:
- the rnf215 gene encoding RING finger protein 215 isoform X1, which translates to MAPSLRRRCCCCLWVTLPLLGQLLAAELLAQVEVFLEQRPGVSAVLQGEVVEPSGRSRSPEPREELDAELLLVQDEETQLSGGKAEEDASEQEPWIGVVPVEMDDSKASTGNQESFADGMVNKMKRALVLGASALIILALNQNTVSEMDLSQVLSKPIIVIQTSENVTKLIGALLRGLQATAKITYKTILQDNLGATLTLWSSCGRSRGGRYGEWQGVICTGETNSQVQKYLQQLWDTVLLVALILSTGVIVHARWQYQDPQLNDDLELFPKQDVLKRMSSLKTKTYRQPKPWCDPSQPVETDNCAVCLEPFNNNQCLRVLPCSHEYHRECVDPWLLLQHTCPLCKRSILSSVCKDS; encoded by the exons ATGGCTCCTTCCctccgccgccgctgctgctgctgcctctgggtGACGCTGCCGCTGCTCGGGCAGCTgctggcggcggagctgctcGCCCAGGTGGAGGTTTTCCTGGAGCAGCGGCCCGGGGTCAGCGCGGTGCTCCagggggaggtggtggagcCGAGCGGCCGCAGCAGGAGCCCCGAGCCCCGGGAGGAGCTGGACGCGGAGCTGCTCCTG GTTCAAGATGAGGAGACGCAGCTGAGCGGAGGGAAAGCGGAGGAAGACGCCAGCGAGCAGGAGCCGTGGATCGGGGTGGTGCCCGTGGAGATGGACGACAGCAAAGCCTCCACTGGGAACCAGGAGTCCTTCGCTGATGGAATGGTGAATAAA ATGAAGCGAGCGTTGGTCCTCGGAGCTTCAGCGCTGATCATTCTGGCTCTCAACCAGAACACCGTCAGTGAG atggATCTTTCTCAGGTTCTGTCGAAGCCCATCATCGTGATCCAGACGTCTGAAAACGTCACTAAGCTGATCGGAGCTCTGCTCAG GGGCCTTCAGGCGACGGCGAAAATCACGTACAAGACGATCCTGCAGGACAACCTG GGCGCCACGCTCACGCTGTGGTCCAGCTGCGGTCGATCGAGAGGCGGGCGCTACGGAGAGTGGCAGGGGGTCATCTGCACGGGAGAGACCAACTCTCAGGTCCAG AAatacctgcagcagctgtgggacACTGTCCTCCTGGTGGCGCTGATCCTCAGCACCGGCGTCATCGTTCATGCCCGGTGGCAATACCAGGACCCCCAGCTCAACGACGACCTGGAG CTGTTTCCCAAACAGGACGTTCTGAAGAGGATGTCGTCTCTGAAGACCAAAACATACCGTCAGCCCAAACCCTGGTGTGACCCGTCGCAGCCGGTGGAGACGGACAACTGCGCCGTCTGTCTGGAGCCGTTCAACAACAACCAG TGTCTGCGTGTGTTGCCGTGTTCTCACGAGTACCACAGAGAGTGTGTGGAcccctggctgctgctgcaacacacgTGTCCTCTGTGCAAACGCAGCATCCTCA GCAGCGTCTGCAAAGACAGTTAA
- the rnf215 gene encoding RING finger protein 215 isoform X3, whose protein sequence is MAPSLRRRCCCCLWVTLPLLGQLLAAELLAQVEVFLEQRPGVSAVLQGEVVEPSGRSRSPEPREELDAELLLVQDEETQLSGGKAEEDASEQEPWIGVVPVEMDDSKASTGNQESFADGMVNKMKRALVLGASALIILALNQNTVSEMDLSQVLSKPIIVIQTSENVTKLIGALLRGLQATAKITYKTILQDNLGATLTLWSSCGRSRGGRYGEWQGVICTGETNSQVQKYLQQLWDTVLLVALILSTGVIVHARWQYQDPQLNDDLEVTAHLSWRPYPRNPEFLRIRISQSCEVQSVFCINVIKPAH, encoded by the exons ATGGCTCCTTCCctccgccgccgctgctgctgctgcctctgggtGACGCTGCCGCTGCTCGGGCAGCTgctggcggcggagctgctcGCCCAGGTGGAGGTTTTCCTGGAGCAGCGGCCCGGGGTCAGCGCGGTGCTCCagggggaggtggtggagcCGAGCGGCCGCAGCAGGAGCCCCGAGCCCCGGGAGGAGCTGGACGCGGAGCTGCTCCTG GTTCAAGATGAGGAGACGCAGCTGAGCGGAGGGAAAGCGGAGGAAGACGCCAGCGAGCAGGAGCCGTGGATCGGGGTGGTGCCCGTGGAGATGGACGACAGCAAAGCCTCCACTGGGAACCAGGAGTCCTTCGCTGATGGAATGGTGAATAAA ATGAAGCGAGCGTTGGTCCTCGGAGCTTCAGCGCTGATCATTCTGGCTCTCAACCAGAACACCGTCAGTGAG atggATCTTTCTCAGGTTCTGTCGAAGCCCATCATCGTGATCCAGACGTCTGAAAACGTCACTAAGCTGATCGGAGCTCTGCTCAG GGGCCTTCAGGCGACGGCGAAAATCACGTACAAGACGATCCTGCAGGACAACCTG GGCGCCACGCTCACGCTGTGGTCCAGCTGCGGTCGATCGAGAGGCGGGCGCTACGGAGAGTGGCAGGGGGTCATCTGCACGGGAGAGACCAACTCTCAGGTCCAG AAatacctgcagcagctgtgggacACTGTCCTCCTGGTGGCGCTGATCCTCAGCACCGGCGTCATCGTTCATGCCCGGTGGCAATACCAGGACCCCCAGCTCAACGACGACCTGGAGGTAACAGCTCACCTCTCATGGAGACCCT ACCCCAGAAACCCTGAGTTTCTGAGGATTCGTATCTCTCAGTCCTGTGAGGTGCAGTCTGTGTTTTGTATCAATGTGATAAAACCAGCCCACTGA
- the rnf215 gene encoding RING finger protein 215 isoform X2, protein MAPSLRRRCCCCLWVTLPLLGQLLAAELLAQVEVFLEQRPGVSAVLQGEVVEPSGRSRSPEPREELDAELLLVQDEETQLSGGKAEEDASEQEPWIGVVPVEMDDSKASTGNQESFADGMVNKMDLSQVLSKPIIVIQTSENVTKLIGALLRGLQATAKITYKTILQDNLGATLTLWSSCGRSRGGRYGEWQGVICTGETNSQVQKYLQQLWDTVLLVALILSTGVIVHARWQYQDPQLNDDLELFPKQDVLKRMSSLKTKTYRQPKPWCDPSQPVETDNCAVCLEPFNNNQCLRVLPCSHEYHRECVDPWLLLQHTCPLCKRSILSSVCKDS, encoded by the exons ATGGCTCCTTCCctccgccgccgctgctgctgctgcctctgggtGACGCTGCCGCTGCTCGGGCAGCTgctggcggcggagctgctcGCCCAGGTGGAGGTTTTCCTGGAGCAGCGGCCCGGGGTCAGCGCGGTGCTCCagggggaggtggtggagcCGAGCGGCCGCAGCAGGAGCCCCGAGCCCCGGGAGGAGCTGGACGCGGAGCTGCTCCTG GTTCAAGATGAGGAGACGCAGCTGAGCGGAGGGAAAGCGGAGGAAGACGCCAGCGAGCAGGAGCCGTGGATCGGGGTGGTGCCCGTGGAGATGGACGACAGCAAAGCCTCCACTGGGAACCAGGAGTCCTTCGCTGATGGAATGGTGAATAAA atggATCTTTCTCAGGTTCTGTCGAAGCCCATCATCGTGATCCAGACGTCTGAAAACGTCACTAAGCTGATCGGAGCTCTGCTCAG GGGCCTTCAGGCGACGGCGAAAATCACGTACAAGACGATCCTGCAGGACAACCTG GGCGCCACGCTCACGCTGTGGTCCAGCTGCGGTCGATCGAGAGGCGGGCGCTACGGAGAGTGGCAGGGGGTCATCTGCACGGGAGAGACCAACTCTCAGGTCCAG AAatacctgcagcagctgtgggacACTGTCCTCCTGGTGGCGCTGATCCTCAGCACCGGCGTCATCGTTCATGCCCGGTGGCAATACCAGGACCCCCAGCTCAACGACGACCTGGAG CTGTTTCCCAAACAGGACGTTCTGAAGAGGATGTCGTCTCTGAAGACCAAAACATACCGTCAGCCCAAACCCTGGTGTGACCCGTCGCAGCCGGTGGAGACGGACAACTGCGCCGTCTGTCTGGAGCCGTTCAACAACAACCAG TGTCTGCGTGTGTTGCCGTGTTCTCACGAGTACCACAGAGAGTGTGTGGAcccctggctgctgctgcaacacacgTGTCCTCTGTGCAAACGCAGCATCCTCA GCAGCGTCTGCAAAGACAGTTAA
- the LOC117768468 gene encoding SEC14-like protein 2 has translation MSGRVGDLSPKQTEALQQFRERIQDILPQLPAQHDHFLLRWLRARNFNLQKSEAMLRKHVEFRRNMKVDTIITEWRPPEVIEKYLSGGMCGHDREGSPIWYDVIGPVDPKGLFLSASKQDFIKSKIRDCEMLQQECSLQSQRLGKNVEAITMIYDVEGLGLKHLWKPAIETYGEILQMFENNYPEGLKRLFVIKAPKLFPVAFNLIKHFLSENTRHKINILGANWQEVLLKYIDAEELPMIYGGKLTDPDGDPRCRTRIHHVGPVPPSYYVRDHVKQDYEQCLNVSRGSSQQLDYEILFPGCVLRWQFSSEGADIGFGVFLKAKRGEWRKAGQMQEVVPSQRYNAHLVPEDGSLTCERPGVYVLRFDNTYSIFQNKRISFTVELLLPDHLLPPQANGGSGSRAQAEDKPVVPEETTPRASAMLSDQ, from the exons ATGAGCGGAAGAGTTGGAGACCTGAGTCCTAAACAGACTGAAGCTCTACAGCAG tttcGAGAGAGGATACAAGACATTCTTCCACAACTTCCTGCACAGCATGACCACTTCCTGTTACGCTGGCTCAGAG CCAGAAACTTCAACCTGCAGAAGTCGGAGGCCATGCTGAGAAAG CACGTGGAGTTCAGGAGAAACATGAAGGTGGACACGATAATCACTGAGTGGCGTCCACCggag GTGATAGAGAAGTACCTGTCCGGGGGGATGTGTGGTCACGACCGCGAGGGAAGCCCCATCTGGTACGACGTGATCGGGCCGGTGGATCCCAAGGGCCTCTTCCTGTCCGCCTCCAAACAGGACTTCATCAAGTCCAAGATCAGAGACTGTGAGATGCTGCAGCAGGAATGTAGCCTCCAGTCACAGAGG CTGGGGAAGAACGTGGAGGCGATCACGATGATCTACGACGTTGAAGGTCTGGGTCTGAAACACTTATGGAAGCCTGCTATAGAAACATATggagag ATCCTCCAGATGTTTGAGAACAACTACCCCGAGGGTTTGAAGAGGCTGTTTGTCATTAAAG CCCCCAAACTCTTCCCTGTGGCCTTCAACCTCATCAAGCACTTCTTGAGCGAGAACACGAGACACAAGATCAATATCCTCGGAG CGAACTGGCAGGAGGTTTTACTGAAGTACATCGACGCAGAGGAGCTGCCGATGATATACGGCGGCAAACTGACGGATCCTGATGGAGATCCTCGCTGTCGCACCAGG atACATCACGTCGGCCCAGTTCCTCCGTCGTACTACGTGCGGGACCACGTGAAGCAGGACTACGAGCAGTGTTTGAACGTCAGTCGAGGATCCTCACAGCAGCTGGATTATGAGATCTTGTTCCCGGGCTGCGTCCTCAG GTGGCAGTTTTCCAGCGAGGGGGCGGACATCGGCTTCGGGGTTTTCCTCAAGGCCAAAAGGGGAGAATGGAGGAAGGCGGGTCAGATGCAGGAAGTCGTTCCCAGCCAACGCTACAACGCCCACTTAGTGCCCGAGGACGGATCTCTGACCTGTGAACGCCCCGGAGTCT aCGTACTGAGATTTGACAACACCTACAGCATCTTCCAGAACAAAAGAATCAGCTTCACAGTCGAGCTCCTGCTGCCCGACCACCTACTGCCCCCGCAGGCCAACGGGGGCTCCGGCAGCCGAGCGCAAGCTGAGGACAAACCTGTCGTCCCTGAGGAGACGACTCCACGTGCCTCCGCCATGTTGTCAGATCAGTAA